From Streptomyces asiaticus, one genomic window encodes:
- a CDS encoding non-ribosomal peptide synthetase encodes MTSQPLNTSVPQQDAEPNSVARLLFRAARDHAHSGVCYLVGPTASESVRQSYPELLESALGLLSALRDRGLRPQDKVALLLDRQPEFLTVFWACLLGGFVPCPMVPISGDPARWAAQLTHVNELLDGPLLVTTEATRAELPEVPGLAVAVVEELRAAEDASGAERGQPPAVHSAAPDDLALLVLTSGSTGNSKAVMLTHGNILASMAGKAGKQRLTAADTTFNWISYDHVAALLEAHMLPLYVGAEQLHAEAAVILEEPLRFLRIISRHKVTMTFTPNFLLGPLNSSVHEVAEEISEGGEGLDLSALRHIVSGGEANVVATGEAFLAHYAPYGLREAALWPAFGMTETCAGSIYNRAFPVTDAGQEFANLGTPVEGLRIRVADDDHRALPEGEVGELQLSGPMITPGYYNNAEATEEAFTPDGWFRSGDLGRIDEGRLTLVGRSKDSVIVNGVNYFSHEIEAALEQLDDVAGGYVAAFPTRRPGSDTEQLVIAVSPEPADDDEAGLHRMITAVRSTVVMHWGFRPSLILPLPKDAFPKTSLGKTLRRRMRQRLESGGYDDVIERVAELTTRRLGGHTPPEGETERILAEIYAEMFDTTAERISATASFFDLGGTSLDILRLRRQVHRRLGVADLPVITVLTAPSVRQLAARLDGGGAPGGAVYDPVVPLQTGGEKTPLFCVHPGVGEVLVFVNLAKYFVGDRPFHALRARGFNEGEKPFTSFEEMVECYVEAIRARQPHGPYAVAGYSYGGAVAFEIAKALEAQGERVDFVGSFNLPPHIKYRMDELDFIETATNLAFFLDLINKKQSLDLPAELRPLSQEEQLAHLLRIAPPTRLDELDLDLAKFTAWAELAHGLTTLGRDYHPSGTTRSMTVFYAIPLRGTKEDWLANELRRWDDYTTEPNRYVDVPGEHYTLMGPRHVAVFQAVLRRELDRALDDADRARTVGQS; translated from the coding sequence ATGACGTCACAACCCTTGAATACCTCGGTACCACAGCAGGACGCGGAGCCGAACTCGGTTGCCCGGCTGTTGTTCAGGGCGGCGCGCGACCATGCCCATTCGGGGGTGTGCTATCTGGTCGGCCCCACCGCGAGTGAATCCGTGCGGCAGTCTTATCCGGAACTTCTGGAATCGGCGCTCGGGCTTCTCTCCGCACTCCGCGACCGGGGATTGCGGCCGCAGGACAAGGTGGCCCTGCTGCTGGACCGGCAGCCGGAGTTCCTGACGGTCTTCTGGGCCTGTCTGCTGGGCGGCTTCGTGCCCTGCCCGATGGTGCCGATCTCCGGCGACCCGGCCCGCTGGGCGGCCCAACTCACCCACGTCAACGAGCTGTTGGACGGCCCGCTGCTGGTGACCACCGAGGCGACGCGGGCCGAGCTGCCCGAGGTGCCCGGGCTCGCGGTGGCCGTCGTGGAGGAGCTGCGGGCGGCCGAGGACGCCTCCGGAGCGGAGCGCGGACAGCCGCCCGCCGTGCACTCCGCGGCCCCGGACGACCTTGCCCTGCTGGTGCTGACCTCCGGCTCCACCGGGAATTCCAAAGCGGTCATGCTGACCCATGGAAATATTCTGGCGTCGATGGCCGGAAAGGCGGGGAAGCAGCGGCTCACCGCTGCCGACACCACCTTCAACTGGATTTCCTACGACCATGTGGCCGCGCTCCTCGAAGCGCATATGCTGCCGCTGTACGTCGGCGCCGAGCAATTGCATGCGGAAGCCGCGGTCATTCTCGAGGAGCCGCTGCGTTTCCTCCGGATCATATCCCGCCACAAGGTCACGATGACCTTTACGCCGAACTTCCTCCTCGGCCCGCTCAATTCCTCCGTCCATGAGGTGGCGGAGGAGATATCTGAGGGCGGCGAAGGGCTCGATCTCAGCGCGCTGCGCCATATCGTCAGCGGTGGTGAGGCGAATGTCGTCGCGACCGGCGAGGCATTCCTGGCGCATTACGCCCCGTACGGACTGCGGGAGGCCGCGCTCTGGCCCGCCTTCGGCATGACGGAGACCTGCGCGGGCAGCATCTACAACCGCGCGTTCCCGGTCACCGACGCGGGCCAGGAGTTCGCCAACCTCGGCACCCCCGTCGAGGGGCTCCGGATCCGGGTCGCCGACGACGACCACCGGGCGCTGCCCGAAGGCGAGGTCGGCGAGCTTCAGCTCAGTGGCCCGATGATCACCCCCGGCTACTACAACAACGCCGAGGCCACCGAGGAAGCCTTCACCCCCGACGGCTGGTTCCGCAGCGGCGACCTCGGCCGGATCGACGAGGGCAGGCTGACCCTCGTCGGCCGCAGCAAGGACAGCGTCATCGTCAATGGCGTCAACTACTTCAGCCATGAGATAGAGGCCGCGCTGGAGCAGCTCGACGATGTCGCCGGCGGCTATGTCGCGGCGTTCCCGACCCGCCGCCCCGGCAGCGACACCGAACAGCTGGTCATCGCCGTCAGCCCCGAACCGGCGGACGACGACGAGGCCGGGCTGCACCGCATGATCACCGCGGTGCGCTCCACCGTCGTGATGCACTGGGGCTTCCGGCCCTCCCTCATCCTGCCGCTGCCCAAGGACGCGTTCCCCAAGACCAGCCTCGGCAAGACGCTGCGCCGCCGGATGCGCCAGCGCCTGGAGTCCGGCGGGTACGACGACGTCATCGAGCGCGTCGCGGAGCTGACCACCCGCCGGCTCGGCGGCCACACCCCGCCCGAGGGCGAGACCGAGCGGATCCTCGCCGAGATCTACGCCGAGATGTTCGACACCACCGCGGAGCGGATCAGCGCCACCGCCAGCTTCTTCGACCTGGGCGGCACCTCGCTGGACATCCTGCGGCTGCGCCGCCAGGTCCACCGGCGGCTGGGGGTCGCGGACCTGCCGGTCATCACGGTGCTCACGGCGCCGTCGGTACGGCAGCTCGCCGCCCGGCTCGACGGCGGCGGCGCGCCCGGCGGCGCGGTCTACGACCCGGTCGTACCGCTCCAGACCGGTGGCGAGAAGACCCCGCTGTTCTGCGTCCACCCCGGCGTCGGCGAGGTCCTGGTCTTCGTCAACCTCGCCAAGTACTTCGTCGGCGACCGGCCGTTCCACGCGCTGCGCGCCCGGGGCTTCAACGAGGGCGAGAAGCCCTTCACCAGCTTCGAGGAGATGGTGGAGTGCTATGTGGAGGCCATCCGCGCCCGCCAGCCGCACGGCCCCTACGCCGTGGCCGGATACTCCTACGGCGGCGCCGTGGCCTTCGAGATCGCCAAGGCGCTCGAGGCCCAGGGCGAGCGGGTCGACTTCGTCGGCAGCTTCAACCTTCCGCCGCACATCAAGTACCGCATGGACGAGCTCGACTTCATCGAGACCGCGACCAACCTCGCCTTCTTCCTCGACCTGATCAACAAGAAGCAGTCGCTCGACCTCCCCGCCGAGCTGCGCCCGCTGTCCCAGGAGGAGCAGCTCGCGCATCTGCTGCGGATCGCCCCGCCGACCCGGCTGGACGAACTCGACCTGGACCTGGCCAAGTTCACCGCCTGGGCGGAGCTGGCCCATGGCCTGACCACCCTGGGCCGCGACTACCACCCCAGCGGCACCACCCGGTCCATGACGGTCTTCTACGCGATCCCGCTGCGCGGCACCAAGGAGGACTGGCTGGCGAACGAGCTGCGCCGGTGGGACGACTACACCACCGAGCCCAACCGGTATGTGGACGTGCCCGGTGAGCACTACACACTGATGGGCCCGCGGCATGTCGCGGTCTTCCAGGCGGTTCTGCGCAGGGAGCTCGACCGTGCGCTGGACGACGCCGACCGGGCCCGGACCGTGGGCCAGTCATAG
- a CDS encoding NAD-dependent epimerase/dehydratase family protein, producing MEGKKILVTGGTGQVARPVAEALAERNEVWCLGRFGTPGVEKELNDQGITTFRWDMNDPREAAYEGLPDDFTHVFHSAVRRGEDGDVNTAIEVNSVATGRLMSHCRTAEAFLFVSTGALYKRQTLDHAYTEDDPVDGVADWLPAYPVGKIAAEGAVRAFAQVLNLPTTIARLNIAYGPGGYGGVPMLYFKRMLAGEPIPVPMEGQNWCSLLHTDDLIAHVPHLWQAASTPATLVNWGGDEAVGMTDCVRHLEELTGVTARLVPSEVTRETYQFDPTKRREITGPCRVPWREGVRRTLQALHPEHLPS from the coding sequence GTGGAAGGCAAGAAGATCCTGGTCACCGGCGGCACCGGGCAGGTCGCCCGGCCGGTGGCCGAGGCGCTGGCCGAGCGCAACGAGGTGTGGTGCCTGGGCCGGTTCGGCACCCCCGGTGTCGAGAAGGAGCTGAACGACCAGGGGATCACCACATTCCGCTGGGACATGAACGACCCGCGCGAGGCGGCGTACGAGGGGCTGCCCGACGACTTCACCCATGTCTTCCACTCGGCGGTGCGCCGCGGTGAGGACGGCGATGTCAACACGGCCATCGAGGTCAACTCGGTGGCCACCGGCCGGCTGATGTCCCACTGCCGGACGGCGGAGGCGTTCCTCTTCGTCTCCACCGGGGCGCTCTACAAGCGGCAGACCCTCGACCACGCGTACACCGAGGACGACCCCGTGGACGGAGTGGCCGACTGGCTGCCCGCCTACCCGGTGGGCAAGATCGCCGCGGAGGGCGCGGTACGGGCGTTCGCCCAGGTGCTGAACCTGCCGACGACCATCGCCCGGCTCAACATCGCCTACGGCCCCGGCGGCTACGGCGGGGTGCCGATGCTCTACTTCAAGCGGATGCTCGCGGGCGAGCCGATACCGGTGCCCATGGAGGGCCAGAACTGGTGCTCCCTCCTCCACACCGACGATCTCATCGCCCACGTCCCCCATCTGTGGCAGGCCGCGTCGACCCCGGCCACGCTGGTCAACTGGGGCGGGGACGAGGCGGTCGGGATGACCGACTGCGTGCGCCATCTGGAGGAGCTCACCGGGGTCACCGCCCGGCTCGTCCCGAGCGAGGTCACCCGGGAGACATACCAATTCGACCCCACGAAGCGGCGGGAGATCACCGGCCCCTGCCGGGTGCCGTGGCGCGAGGGCGTACGGCGCACGCTCCAGGCGCTCCACCCCGAGCACCTTCCGTCTTGA
- a CDS encoding nuclear transport factor 2 family protein: MASPNIEAIQACYAGFRDRDIEGILSGMHPDVEWVHPEGMAKYGLGGTKLGHAGIKEFLARVPTVLGGMRLAPKEFIEQGDRVVVFGTREVTSLSGRTVTLDFVHSWTMRDGRATRMEDIFDTVAFHELIES; this comes from the coding sequence ATGGCATCACCGAACATCGAGGCCATCCAGGCCTGCTACGCGGGTTTCCGCGACCGTGACATCGAGGGGATCCTCTCGGGCATGCACCCCGATGTGGAGTGGGTGCATCCGGAGGGGATGGCCAAGTACGGGCTCGGCGGCACCAAGCTGGGCCATGCGGGCATCAAGGAGTTCCTCGCCCGGGTGCCGACCGTGCTGGGCGGGATGAGGCTCGCGCCGAAGGAGTTCATCGAACAGGGCGACCGGGTCGTGGTGTTCGGCACCCGCGAGGTGACCTCGCTGAGCGGGAGGACCGTGACGCTGGACTTCGTCCACTCGTGGACGATGCGGGACGGCAGGGCGACGAGGATGGAGGACATCTTCGACACGGTGGCGTTCCATGAACTGATCGAGAGCTGA
- a CDS encoding malonic semialdehyde reductase, protein MSAPENSEALRPLTLAPEAQRQLFLEARTANTFTDEPVTDEQVRAIHELVKYAPTSLNQQPLRVVLVRSEEARARLVAHMTGRNQEKTAKAPLVAVLAADLDFHEELPRLVPFMENPQAIFADPEAREGSARFNTAIQVGYFILGVRAAGLAAGPMIGFDHAAVSKEFFEDGRHAAVCVVNIGKPGPDAWMGRLPRLEYEEVFRTV, encoded by the coding sequence ATGAGCGCACCGGAGAACAGCGAGGCCCTGCGCCCTCTCACCCTGGCGCCGGAGGCGCAGCGGCAGCTGTTCCTGGAGGCCCGTACGGCCAACACCTTCACCGATGAGCCGGTGACGGACGAACAGGTCCGCGCGATCCACGAACTGGTCAAGTACGCCCCCACCTCGCTGAACCAGCAGCCGCTGCGGGTGGTGCTGGTGCGCTCGGAGGAGGCGCGCGCCCGGCTGGTGGCGCATATGACGGGGCGGAACCAGGAGAAGACGGCCAAGGCCCCGCTGGTGGCGGTGCTCGCCGCGGACCTGGACTTCCATGAGGAGCTGCCGCGGCTGGTGCCGTTCATGGAGAACCCGCAGGCGATCTTCGCCGACCCCGAGGCCCGGGAGGGGTCGGCGCGGTTCAACACCGCGATCCAGGTGGGCTACTTCATCCTGGGTGTGCGCGCCGCGGGGCTCGCCGCCGGGCCCATGATCGGCTTCGACCACGCGGCCGTCTCCAAGGAGTTCTTCGAGGACGGGCGGCACGCCGCGGTCTGTGTGGTCAACATCGGCAAGCCGGGTCCGGACGCCTGGATGGGGCGGCTGCCGCGCCTGGAGTACGAGGAGGTCTTCCGTACGGTCTGA
- a CDS encoding TetR/AcrR family transcriptional regulator, with the protein MRTDSGPRRGAAGRPVGPQPAKRQAILEAAVAVFLREGYDRASVDVIADEARVSKQTVYNHFGDKERLFIAAVEEERERVAAGFAAGSPYTLGPDGAGPPEAYDSGDARTALLAFGHRVLAVLLDARASALRRLVIAEVARHPSLRPACAEGEPQQLVKYLAEMLGRRTGSGELSVPDPATAARQFVALIIQQGLYQSMYGTRPLAEDEATAVCESAADLLVRAYGP; encoded by the coding sequence TTGCGGACGGACAGCGGTCCCCGGCGCGGCGCGGCGGGACGGCCCGTGGGCCCCCAGCCCGCCAAGCGGCAGGCGATATTGGAGGCGGCGGTGGCCGTCTTCCTGCGCGAGGGGTACGACCGGGCGAGCGTGGACGTCATCGCGGACGAGGCCCGCGTGTCCAAACAGACCGTCTACAACCACTTCGGCGACAAGGAGCGGCTGTTCATCGCCGCCGTCGAGGAGGAGCGGGAGCGGGTGGCGGCCGGTTTCGCCGCCGGTTCCCCGTACACCCTCGGGCCGGACGGCGCCGGGCCACCCGAGGCGTACGACTCCGGCGACGCCCGCACCGCGCTGCTCGCCTTCGGCCACCGGGTGCTCGCCGTACTGCTCGACGCGCGGGCCTCCGCGCTGCGCCGCCTGGTCATCGCCGAGGTCGCCCGCCACCCCTCGCTGCGCCCCGCGTGTGCGGAGGGGGAGCCCCAGCAGCTGGTGAAGTACCTCGCCGAGATGCTCGGCCGGCGCACCGGCAGCGGTGAGCTGAGCGTGCCGGATCCGGCCACCGCGGCCCGCCAGTTCGTGGCCCTGATCATCCAACAGGGGCTCTACCAGTCGATGTACGGCACCCGCCCGCTCGCCGAGGACGAGGCCACGGCCGTCTGCGAGAGCGCCGCCGATCTGCTCGTCCGTGCGTACGGCCCATGA
- a CDS encoding AfsR/SARP family transcriptional regulator: protein MRVSVLGPLTLGLGARSGVPSAMKPRKVLSLLLLNAGRMVPVQSLMAELWGDQPPRTGLTTLQTYILHLRKLLAEGLGMSSAAVTRDVLQTRPGGYAMVVSPGELDVHEYRDLVAEGEGALEAGDERTADTSFRRALALWQGPALVDVTPHGRPLQAEVARLEQSRLTVTERGIETRLRLGGHLEVLSDLASLVVEHRFHEGLHGQYMLALHRSGQRTRALTVYQRLRMAMTEELGLEPSAKLQRLQQAVLVSDPRLDHEAGTAGRGPVVA, encoded by the coding sequence ATGCGGGTGAGCGTGCTCGGACCGCTGACACTCGGCCTCGGCGCCCGGTCCGGAGTGCCCAGCGCGATGAAGCCGCGCAAGGTGCTGTCCCTGCTGCTGCTCAACGCGGGCCGGATGGTGCCGGTGCAGTCGCTGATGGCCGAGCTGTGGGGCGATCAGCCGCCGCGCACCGGGCTGACCACGCTCCAGACGTACATCCTGCATCTGCGCAAGCTGCTCGCCGAGGGGCTGGGGATGTCGTCGGCCGCCGTCACCCGGGATGTGCTCCAGACCCGGCCCGGGGGGTACGCCATGGTGGTGAGCCCGGGGGAGCTCGACGTCCATGAGTACCGCGACCTCGTCGCCGAGGGCGAGGGCGCGCTGGAGGCCGGCGACGAGCGGACGGCGGACACCTCCTTCCGGCGGGCGCTGGCCCTCTGGCAGGGCCCGGCCCTGGTCGACGTCACCCCGCACGGGCGGCCGCTTCAGGCGGAGGTCGCCCGGCTGGAGCAGTCCCGGCTCACGGTCACCGAGCGCGGCATCGAGACCCGGCTGCGGCTCGGCGGCCATCTGGAGGTGCTGAGCGACCTCGCCTCGCTGGTCGTGGAGCACCGCTTCCACGAGGGCCTGCACGGTCAGTACATGCTTGCCCTCCACCGCTCCGGCCAGCGCACCCGCGCCCTGACGGTCTACCAGCGGCTGCGGATGGCGATGACGGAGGAGCTGGGGCTCGAGCCCTCGGCGAAGCTTCAGCGGCTCCAGCAGGCGGTGCTGGTGTCCGATCCCCGGCTGGACCACGAGGCGGGGACGGCGGGGCGGGGGCCGGTGGTGGCGTGA
- a CDS encoding DUF6104 family protein: protein MYFTDRGIEELEQRRGDEEVTFEWLAEQLRAFVDLNPDFEVPVERLATWLARLDEEDDDV, encoded by the coding sequence TTGTACTTCACCGATCGCGGTATCGAGGAGCTGGAGCAGCGACGCGGCGATGAGGAGGTCACCTTCGAGTGGCTCGCCGAGCAGCTGCGGGCGTTCGTCGACCTGAACCCGGACTTCGAGGTCCCGGTGGAGCGGCTGGCGACCTGGCTGGCCCGGCTCGACGAGGAGGACGACGACGTCTGA
- a CDS encoding SDR family NAD(P)-dependent oxidoreductase has protein sequence MTDMTAAHFSGRAVIVTGGGTGIGRVTARTFAEQGAQVLVVGRTAARLAETAADAPGIRPLVADVSAPGAAELIVNTAMEAFGRIDVLVNNAAVVRQTPLGDIRREAAEEMLAVNLLAPMYLTQAALPQLSESAGVVINVSTAIGQRGWPMAGAELYAALKAALDTLTRSWAVQLAPRGVRVAAVAPGPIATGIGHHQGLDAEQVAALRKTLIEHVPLGRLGRAEEVAFWITQLARPEAAYTTGVVLPVDGGALVG, from the coding sequence ATGACCGACATGACAGCAGCGCACTTTTCCGGCAGAGCAGTGATCGTCACCGGCGGGGGCACGGGGATCGGGCGGGTCACCGCCCGGACCTTCGCCGAGCAGGGCGCCCAGGTCCTGGTGGTCGGCCGTACGGCGGCCCGGCTCGCCGAGACGGCCGCCGATGCCCCGGGCATCCGGCCGCTGGTGGCCGACGTCTCGGCCCCCGGCGCCGCCGAGTTGATCGTGAACACCGCGATGGAGGCGTTCGGCCGTATCGATGTGCTGGTCAACAACGCCGCCGTGGTCCGGCAGACGCCGCTCGGGGACATCCGGCGGGAGGCCGCCGAGGAGATGCTGGCCGTCAATCTGCTCGCCCCGATGTACCTCACCCAGGCCGCCCTCCCGCAGCTGAGCGAGAGCGCGGGTGTCGTGATCAACGTCAGCACGGCCATCGGCCAGCGTGGCTGGCCGATGGCCGGCGCGGAGCTGTACGCCGCGCTGAAGGCCGCCCTGGACACGCTGACGCGCAGCTGGGCCGTCCAACTCGCGCCGCGCGGGGTGCGCGTGGCCGCTGTGGCCCCCGGCCCCATCGCCACCGGGATCGGGCACCACCAGGGGCTCGACGCCGAGCAGGTCGCCGCCCTGCGGAAGACCCTGATCGAGCATGTGCCGCTGGGACGGCTCGGCCGGGCGGAGGAGGTCGCCTTCTGGATCACGCAGCTCGCGCGGCCGGAGGCGGCCTACACCACGGGGGTCGTACTACCGGTGGACGGCGGGGCGCTGGTCGGCTAG
- a CDS encoding MerR family transcriptional regulator: protein MRIGELAKATGATTRALRFYEERGLLSSARAGNGYRVYDERAVRRVANIRYLLDAGLTLEDIEHFGACLDGDLPSSRPAEAMLDIARRRLSVLDDRIDTLTRVRDELAGRLAAASGGRIAVSPSG from the coding sequence ATGCGGATAGGGGAGTTGGCGAAGGCCACCGGTGCCACGACCAGGGCCTTGCGCTTCTACGAGGAGCGAGGGCTGCTGAGCTCCGCACGGGCGGGCAACGGCTACCGGGTCTACGACGAGCGGGCGGTCCGGCGGGTGGCCAACATCCGGTATCTGCTCGACGCCGGGCTCACGCTCGAGGACATCGAGCACTTCGGCGCCTGCCTGGACGGCGACCTGCCGAGCAGCCGGCCCGCCGAGGCCATGCTGGACATCGCGCGTCGCCGCCTGAGCGTGCTGGACGACCGGATCGACACCCTCACGCGGGTGCGCGACGAGCTCGCCGGGCGGCTGGCCGCCGCCTCCGGCGGCCGGATCGCGGTCAGTCCGTCCGGCTGA
- a CDS encoding transposase has product MEVAVACVVVVLRSDVMKLVVQVKLLPTSEQASVLEATLHACNRAATYASQVAFAKESKDRNGPQKEVYTDLKAMFGLSAQPAVRAVKKVVDAYATLRANLRAGNLGLTTSKRYRKAVGAPIGFRPEAAQPFDDRCPSWQYDARTVSIWTVAGRMRGIRFACSSEQLKTLVAHRKGESDLVRRGGKWFLIATCDLPDPEVYEPVDWIGVDRGIVNLATTSDGTNYQGRRLSRYRRWQARKRAELQRRKSRSARRRLARRKLRWTRPTLHSAVRAAGIPGGPTGPPGIIFAVVGAGSLAQPMSSPGSTYAIAHARRGCLSPHPHLPSDISRGLGGCDP; this is encoded by the coding sequence ATGGAAGTGGCGGTCGCGTGTGTGGTGGTCGTACTACGGTCCGATGTCATGAAGCTAGTGGTGCAGGTGAAGCTGCTGCCGACGTCCGAGCAGGCGTCGGTCCTGGAAGCGACCCTGCATGCTTGTAACCGGGCCGCGACCTACGCCTCGCAAGTTGCCTTCGCCAAGGAGTCGAAGGACCGCAACGGGCCGCAGAAGGAGGTGTACACGGATCTGAAGGCGATGTTCGGGCTGTCAGCGCAGCCGGCGGTGCGGGCTGTGAAGAAGGTCGTCGACGCCTATGCGACGCTGAGGGCCAACCTGAGAGCGGGGAACCTGGGCCTGACCACATCCAAGCGCTACCGGAAGGCCGTCGGCGCTCCCATCGGCTTTCGCCCGGAGGCGGCCCAGCCGTTCGACGATCGCTGCCCGTCCTGGCAGTACGACGCACGCACGGTGTCGATCTGGACGGTGGCCGGGCGGATGCGCGGCATCCGGTTCGCCTGCTCGTCCGAACAGCTCAAGACGCTCGTCGCCCATCGCAAGGGCGAGAGCGACCTGGTGCGTCGGGGCGGGAAGTGGTTCCTGATCGCCACCTGCGACCTGCCTGACCCCGAGGTGTACGAGCCGGTGGACTGGATCGGAGTCGACCGGGGCATCGTGAACCTCGCCACCACATCCGACGGCACGAATTACCAGGGGCGTCGCCTGTCCCGCTACCGGCGCTGGCAGGCCCGCAAACGCGCTGAACTCCAGAGGAGGAAAAGCCGTTCTGCCCGGCGGCGCCTTGCCCGCCGTAAATTGAGGTGGACGCGGCCCACACTTCACAGCGCTGTCCGCGCTGCGGGCATACCGGGCGGACCAACCGGCCCGCCCGGGATCATTTTCGCTGTCGTCGGTGCGGGCTCGCTGGCCCAGCCGATGTCGTCGCCGGGGTCAACGTACGCGATCGCGCACGCTCGGCGTGGGTGTTTGTCACCGCACCCGCACCTTCCCTCTGACATTAGCCGGGGGCTGGGTGGATGCGACCCGTGA